In Phragmites australis chromosome 17, lpPhrAust1.1, whole genome shotgun sequence, the following are encoded in one genomic region:
- the LOC133897470 gene encoding uncharacterized protein LOC133897470, translating to MEWRDSFLDLVLIPLSLLLPMAYHVWLWRELRLRPLRTAVGINSATRRLWAIGMMKDSAKNAVTVVQSVRNVIMGSTLMATTAILFCTGIAAVLSSTYTIKKPLSDTVFGAHGEYMMALKYVALLLLFLFSFLCHSLAICFLNQASFLINTSASLFAADAESGSLGLPSTRDYINEILERGFTLNFVGNRLFYAGVPLLLWIFGPLLAFVSSTVMIPILYNLDTVNLKGDSGCVNGKSAEMMNGSECMHVSI from the exons ATGGAGTGGAGGGACAGCTTCTTGGACTTGGTGCTGATCCCGCTCAGCTTGCTCCTGCCCATGGCGTACCACGTCTGGCTCTGGCGCGAGCTCCGCCTCCGCCCGCTGCGCACCGCCGTCGGTATCAACTCCGCCACCCGCCGCCTCTGGGCCATTGGCATGATGAAG GACAGCGCGAAGAACGCGGTGACGGTGGTGCAGTCGGTGCGGAACGTGATCATGGGGTCGACGCTGatggcgacgacggcgatccTCTTCTGCACGGGCATCGCGGCGGTGCTGAGCAGCAcctacaccatcaagaagccGCTCAGCGACACCGTCTTCGGCGCGCACGGCGAGTACATGATGGCGCTCAAGTAcgtcgcgctgctgctcctcttcctcttctccttcctctgccACTCCCTCGCCATCTGCTTCCTCAACCAGGCCAGCTTCCTCATCAACACCTCCGCCTCCCTCTTCGCCGCAGACGCCGAGTCCGGCAGCCTCGGCCTGCCGTCCACCAGGGACTACATCAACGAGATCCTGGAGCGCGGGTTCACCCTCAACTTCGTCGGCAACCGGCTGTTCTACGCCGGGGTGCCCCTCCTCCTCTGGATCTTCGGCCCGCTCCTGGCCTTCGTGTCCTCCACGGTCATGATCCCGATACTCTACAACCTCGACACCGTGAATCTCAAAGGAGACAGCGGCTGCGTCAATGGGAAATCTGCAGAGATGATGAACGGGAGCGAGTGCATGCATGTCTCAATCTGA